One stretch of Rhipicephalus sanguineus isolate Rsan-2018 chromosome 10, BIME_Rsan_1.4, whole genome shotgun sequence DNA includes these proteins:
- the LOC119406841 gene encoding elongin-C produces the protein MSEDKPMEEGTVYGGCEGPDAMYVKLISSDGHEFIIKRMHALTSGTIKAMLSGPGQFAENETNEVNFREIPSHVLQKVCQYFTYKVRYTNSSTEIPEFPIAPEIALELLMAANFLDC, from the exons ATGTCTGAAGACAAGCCCATGGAAGAGGGCACGGTCTACGGTGGCTGCGAGGGGCCCGATGCTATGTACGTCAAGCTCATCTCATCTGATGGCCACGAATTCATCATCAAGCGTATGCACGCGCTCACTTCGGGCACCATCAAGGCTATGCTGTCGGGCCCAGGCCAGTTTGCTGAGAACGAGACCAACGAGGTCAACTTCCGAGAGATACC ATCTCATGTGCTACAGAAGGTGTGCCAGTACTTCACGTACAAGGTGCGCTACACAAACAGCTCGACCGAGATCCCAGAGTTCCCCATTGCACCAGAGATTGCCCTCGAGCTGCTCATGGCAGCAAACTTCCTTGACTGCTGA